In one window of Corynebacterium incognita DNA:
- the lgt gene encoding prolipoprotein diacylglyceryl transferase, whose amino-acid sequence MILATIPSPPQGVWHLGPIPIRAYALCIVTGILVALWMTMKRYTARGGNPDTVWDAAIVIIPAGIIGGRLYHVATDYDKYFCETCNPADALKISNGGLGIWGAVALGAFAIWIMFKVKKIPMGPFADAVAPGLILAQAIGRLGNWFNQELYGRPTDVPWALDIFYRVDGNGEFAPISGTSTGEVITSVHPTFLYELLWNVLVCLFLLWAQRAWKLGYGRVFALYVAGYTAGRFWIEQMRADEATMVFGMRINVIVSAVVFLIALLVFFRLRKGQETPEEVDPQYHAAVAEESRGE is encoded by the coding sequence ATGATTCTGGCTACTATCCCGTCCCCACCCCAAGGCGTGTGGCACCTCGGCCCCATCCCGATCCGCGCCTACGCCCTGTGCATCGTCACCGGTATCTTGGTGGCGCTGTGGATGACCATGAAGCGCTACACCGCGCGCGGCGGCAACCCGGACACGGTCTGGGACGCCGCCATCGTCATCATCCCGGCCGGCATCATCGGCGGTCGTTTGTACCACGTGGCCACGGACTACGACAAGTACTTCTGCGAAACCTGCAACCCGGCCGACGCGCTGAAGATATCCAACGGTGGCCTCGGCATCTGGGGCGCGGTGGCTCTCGGCGCGTTCGCCATTTGGATCATGTTCAAGGTGAAGAAGATCCCCATGGGGCCCTTCGCCGACGCCGTCGCGCCCGGCCTCATTCTGGCACAGGCCATCGGTCGCCTGGGCAACTGGTTCAACCAGGAGCTATACGGTCGGCCCACTGACGTGCCGTGGGCACTCGACATCTTCTACCGTGTGGACGGCAACGGCGAGTTTGCACCCATCTCCGGCACCTCCACCGGCGAGGTCATCACCTCCGTGCACCCGACCTTCCTTTACGAGCTGCTGTGGAACGTACTGGTCTGCTTGTTCCTCCTGTGGGCACAGCGCGCCTGGAAGCTAGGCTACGGACGCGTGTTCGCACTCTATGTGGCGGGCTATACCGCGGGCCGGTTCTGGATCGAGCAGATGCGCGCGGACGAGGCCACCATGGTCTTTGGCATGCGCATCAATGTCATTGTCTCCGCAGTGGTTTTCCTCATCGCCCTCCTCGTATTCTTCCGCCTCCGCAAGGGACAGGAAACCCCGGAGGAAGTCGATCCGCAATACCACGCAGCGGTGGCTGAAGAATCCCGTGGCGAGTAG